The Planctellipticum variicoloris DNA window GGAACTTCACGTTCCGCTCGCGCGAGTTCGAACAGATGGAGATGGAGTTCTTCTGTCATCCGGGCGAGTCGCTGCAGTGGTACCAGTACTGGCGCGACCGCCGGTACGAGTGGTTCGTGAAGCTGGGGATTTCGAAGGAGAACCTGATTCTCCGCGAGCATACGAAGGAAGAGCTGGCTCACTACTCCGTCGGCACGGCCGATCTGGAGTATGCCTTCCCGTTCCTGGACGCCGGCGAGTACGGCGAGCTGGAAGGGGTGGCCCACCGGGGCGATTTCGATCTGAAGTCGCACATGGAGGGGAAGCAGTGCAAGGAGGACGGCAAGCTGGTCGTCGAGAAGGGACCGGACGGCAAGCCGAAGTATGCCGGGAGCGGCAAGGATCTGACGTACTTCGACGACCAGACGCGCGAGCGGTTCCTGCCGCACGTGATCGAGCCGGCGGCCGGCTGCGACCGGGCGACGCTGGCGTTCCTGTGCGAGGCCTATCACGAGGACACGGCCCCGGACGACAAGGGGGAACTGCAGACCCGCGTGGTGCTGCGGTTCCATCCGAAGCTGGCGCCGATCAAGGTGGCGGTTTTTCCGCTGATCAAGAAGGACGGCATGCCGGAGAAGGCCGGGGAGATCTATCGGGCCTTCAAAAAGGCAGGGATCGCGGTGGCCTACGATCAGCAGGGGGCGATTGGCCGGCGGTACCGGCGAATGGACGAAATCGGCACGCCGTTCTGCATTACCGTCGACGGGGACACGATGACGGCGGGAACGGTGACCGTGCGGGACCGGGACACGCTCGAGCAGATCCGAGTGCCGGTGACGGAGCTGGTAGAGCATATTCGGGGGCGGATGGAGCAGTAGGGGGAGCGACATGACGCGAGCCGAATTGCTGCGACGGATTTCGATTGACCCGCAGATCTGCGGCGGCAAGCCGTGCGTCCGCGGGCATCGGATCTGGGTCTCGCTGATTCTGGATCTGCTGGCCGACGGCGTGTCCGAACGGGACATTCTGGCGAACTATCCCGGCCTGATGGCCGAGGACATCCGGGCCTGCATTGAATACGGCAAGTTCGAGGTGGCATCCATTCTCGATCACCACCGAGTGGAACTGGCGCATCGGCTTGCCGAGGCGGACGAGAATCCGTCTGCCGGCGTTCCGTGGGAGGAGCTTCGCGCACGACTGCTAGGCCCGCGATGAATTGAGCTGATCGCAATTCACCAACCGCCGCTATCGCTAATCGTAGCCCCTCAGAACCCCTCATATTTCCGCCCGTCGTCGATCGTCGACAGATCCCGGTAGAGCTGGATGTCGATGGCGTCGCTGAGGAAGCGGACGGAGCCGTCGGCCAAGGTAAAGTGGGCGCCGCCGGTGTGGGCGCTGCCGAAGCCGGTCGTCTGGGCTCGTGTTTTCGCTCCCGCATTCAGGCGGACGGCGGTGTCGCCGAGGGCCATGGACAGCCCGGCGGCGGAACTGCAGTCGGGAACACCGACCCAGATGCCGTGGCCGACGGAACCGGGGCCGTCGGCCACGGGGGTATTGCGTTCGCCGACCATCAGTGTGGCAGCGAGCCCATCAATGA harbors:
- a CDS encoding addiction module protein, translated to MASILDHHRVELAHRLAEADENPSAGVPWEELRARLLGPR
- a CDS encoding glycine--tRNA ligase, with translation MAENRMDKIVALAKRRGFIYQSSEIYGGINGFWDYGPLGVELKRNVRNAWWADMITEHDELTAPEGAPQPFDMVGVETSIIMHPQVWKVSGHFDLFADKLVDCREKKARFRADHLNCFPIHGEEFDGEDDLDVKTCLGFVSTTETVEEFLPQTEKKGFVKRLEKAFGRDKLVVGTHPRKFLDLTPDERAKVLAPDVETVGTLTEPRDFNLMFETYTGALQSDENRAFLRPETAQGMFVNFKNVCDSSRVKVPFGIAQIGKSFRNEITPRNFTFRSREFEQMEMEFFCHPGESLQWYQYWRDRRYEWFVKLGISKENLILREHTKEELAHYSVGTADLEYAFPFLDAGEYGELEGVAHRGDFDLKSHMEGKQCKEDGKLVVEKGPDGKPKYAGSGKDLTYFDDQTRERFLPHVIEPAAGCDRATLAFLCEAYHEDTAPDDKGELQTRVVLRFHPKLAPIKVAVFPLIKKDGMPEKAGEIYRAFKKAGIAVAYDQQGAIGRRYRRMDEIGTPFCITVDGDTMTAGTVTVRDRDTLEQIRVPVTELVEHIRGRMEQ